A part of Oncorhynchus masou masou isolate Uvic2021 unplaced genomic scaffold, UVic_Omas_1.1 unplaced_scaffold_1218, whole genome shotgun sequence genomic DNA contains:
- the LOC135529961 gene encoding tripartite motif-containing protein 16-like isoform X2, translating to MAQQGVLLDQDQFCCSVCLDLLKEPVTIPCGHSYCRSCIEGCWDQDVLKGVYSCPQCRETFTPRPNLRKNNMLAEVVEKLRKTGLQAAPPPALCYAGPGDVVCDVCTGTRKQKALMSCLVCLASYCETHLQPHYEFPALKKHKLVKATAQLQEKICSHHDKLLEVYCRTDQQCICYQCVMDEHKGHDTVSAAAERTEKQRQLGMSQQKVQQRFQEREKDLKELQQAVESFKRSAQSAVEDSDQIFTELIRSIERRSSEVKELIRAQEKAQVSQAEGLLEQLKQEIAELRKRSTELEQLSHTEDHIHFLQRYQSLSSISVSTDLPSIVVRPLQSFGDVSQTVSELREKLEDFLKGEWTKISTTVNIVDVVLPPEPKTREQLLQYSCQLTLDPNTAHTHLSLSEGNRKVTCTGQVQPYHVHPDRFTYYWQVLCREGLSGRCYWEVERTGGVYTAVSYKDISRTWRVSLISLLARS from the exons ATGGCTCAGCAAGGAGTTCTGCTGGACCAGgaccagttctgttgttctgtctgtcttgATCTACTGAAGGAGCCGGTCACCATTCCCTGTGGACACAGTTACTGTAGGAGCTGTATTGAGGGCTGCTGGGATCAGGATGTTCTGAAAGGGGTCTATAGCTGtcctcagtgcagagagaccttcactccaaggcctaatctgaggaaaaataacatgttggCTGAGGTGGTTGAGAAACTGAGGAAGACAGGACTCCAGgctgctccccctcctgctctgtgctatgctggacctggagatgtggtgtgtgatgtctgcactgggaccagaaagcagaaagccctcatgtcctgtctggtgtgtctggcctCTTACTGTGAGACTCACCTCCAACCTCACTATGAATTTCCTGCTTTGAAGAAGCACAAGCTGGTCAAAGCCACCGCACAACTACAGGAGAAGATCTGCTCTCATCATGACAAACTGCTGGAGGTTTACTGTCGTACCGATCAGCAGTGTATCTGCTATCAGTGTGTGATGGATGAACATAAAGGCCATGATACAGTGTcagctgcagcagagaggactgAGAAACAG AGGCAGCTGGGGATGAGTCAGCAGAAGGTCCAGCAGAgattccaggagagagagaaggatctGAAGGAGCTCCAACAAGCTGTGGAGTCTTTCAAG cgctctgcacagtcagcagtggaggacagtgatcagatctttactgagctgatccgctccattgagagaaggagctctgaggtgaaggagctgatcagagcccaagagaaggctcaagtgagtcaagctgaaggactcctggagcaactgaagcaggagatcgctgagctgaggaagagaagcactgagctggagcagctctcacacacagaggatcacatccatttcctccag aggtatcagtctctctccagtatcagtgtatctacagacttacccagcatcgttgtccgtcctcttcagtcctttggagatgtgagtcagactgtgtctgaactgagagagaaactagaagacttccttaaaggagaatggaccaagatctccactacag tgaatatagtggatgttgtactgcctccagagcccaagaccagagaacagttgttacaat attcctgtcagctcacactggacccaaacacagcacacacacacctctctctgtctgaagggaacagaaaggtgacctgtacaggccaagtccaaccatatcatgtccatccagacagattcaccTACTACTGGCAggttctgtgtagagagggtctgtctggacgctgttactgggaggtggagaggactggTGGTGTTTATACAGCAGTCTCATATAAAGACATCAGCAGAACATGGAGAG tatcattgatcagcttgttggctcggtcctaa
- the LOC135529961 gene encoding tripartite motif-containing protein 16-like isoform X1, with the protein MAQQGVLLDQDQFCCSVCLDLLKEPVTIPCGHSYCRSCIEGCWDQDVLKGVYSCPQCRETFTPRPNLRKNNMLAEVVEKLRKTGLQAAPPPALCYAGPGDVVCDVCTGTRKQKALMSCLVCLASYCETHLQPHYEFPALKKHKLVKATAQLQEKICSHHDKLLEVYCRTDQQCICYQCVMDEHKGHDTVSAAAERTEKQRQLGMSQQKVQQRFQEREKDLKELQQAVESFKRSAQSAVEDSDQIFTELIRSIERRSSEVKELIRAQEKAQVSQAEGLLEQLKQEIAELRKRSTELEQLSHTEDHIHFLQRYQSLSSISVSTDLPSIVVRPLQSFGDVSQTVSELREKLEDFLKGEWTKISTTVNIVDVVLPPEPKTREQLLQYSCQLTLDPNTAHTHLSLSEGNRKVTCTGQVQPYHVHPDRFTYYWQVLCREGLSGRCYWEVERTGGVYTAVSYKDISRTWRGNDGGFGDNNKSWSLKCSRGGYCFRHNHVETKVSGPQSSRVGVYLDHKAGTLSFYSVSDTMTLLHRVQTTFTQPLYPGFGLYDYNYTAELVKL; encoded by the exons ATGGCTCAGCAAGGAGTTCTGCTGGACCAGgaccagttctgttgttctgtctgtcttgATCTACTGAAGGAGCCGGTCACCATTCCCTGTGGACACAGTTACTGTAGGAGCTGTATTGAGGGCTGCTGGGATCAGGATGTTCTGAAAGGGGTCTATAGCTGtcctcagtgcagagagaccttcactccaaggcctaatctgaggaaaaataacatgttggCTGAGGTGGTTGAGAAACTGAGGAAGACAGGACTCCAGgctgctccccctcctgctctgtgctatgctggacctggagatgtggtgtgtgatgtctgcactgggaccagaaagcagaaagccctcatgtcctgtctggtgtgtctggcctCTTACTGTGAGACTCACCTCCAACCTCACTATGAATTTCCTGCTTTGAAGAAGCACAAGCTGGTCAAAGCCACCGCACAACTACAGGAGAAGATCTGCTCTCATCATGACAAACTGCTGGAGGTTTACTGTCGTACCGATCAGCAGTGTATCTGCTATCAGTGTGTGATGGATGAACATAAAGGCCATGATACAGTGTcagctgcagcagagaggactgAGAAACAG AGGCAGCTGGGGATGAGTCAGCAGAAGGTCCAGCAGAgattccaggagagagagaaggatctGAAGGAGCTCCAACAAGCTGTGGAGTCTTTCAAG cgctctgcacagtcagcagtggaggacagtgatcagatctttactgagctgatccgctccattgagagaaggagctctgaggtgaaggagctgatcagagcccaagagaaggctcaagtgagtcaagctgaaggactcctggagcaactgaagcaggagatcgctgagctgaggaagagaagcactgagctggagcagctctcacacacagaggatcacatccatttcctccag aggtatcagtctctctccagtatcagtgtatctacagacttacccagcatcgttgtccgtcctcttcagtcctttggagatgtgagtcagactgtgtctgaactgagagagaaactagaagacttccttaaaggagaatggaccaagatctccactacag tgaatatagtggatgttgtactgcctccagagcccaagaccagagaacagttgttacaat attcctgtcagctcacactggacccaaacacagcacacacacacctctctctgtctgaagggaacagaaaggtgacctgtacaggccaagtccaaccatatcatgtccatccagacagattcaccTACTACTGGCAggttctgtgtagagagggtctgtctggacgctgttactgggaggtggagaggactggTGGTGTTTATACAGCAGTCTCATATAAAGACATCAGCAGAACATGGAGAGGTAATGATGGTGGATTTGGAGACAATAACAAGTCCTGGAGTTTAAAGTGCTCTAGAGGTGGTTATTGTTTCAGACACAATCATGTTGAGACTAAagtatcaggccctcagtcctccagagtaggagtgtacctggatcacaaggcaggtactctgtccttctacagtgtctctgacacaatgaccctcctccacagagtccagaccacattcactcagcccctctatcctgggtttGGTCTCTATGATTATAATTATactgctgagctggttaaactgtaa